A part of Myxococcales bacterium genomic DNA contains:
- the orn gene encoding oligoribonuclease has protein sequence MTQRSEEISYDRWVWVDLEMTGLDDESCVILQAAMIITDPHFKVLCEVDIPIWQPESALSTMIPIVKSMHTKNNLLERVRTSQYSLMQAEQELMSHLVRHVGYQKGILAGNSMYVDRRFLRRYMPSFESFLHYRQIDVSSLKLISQAWYGAKGRPPKKANSHTALEDIRDSIEELKFYQQNIFRHP, from the coding sequence ATGACGCAAAGAAGTGAAGAAATAAGTTATGACCGTTGGGTGTGGGTTGACCTGGAAATGACAGGCCTCGACGATGAATCATGTGTAATTTTGCAAGCAGCAATGATAATCACCGACCCGCACTTTAAGGTTCTTTGCGAAGTAGATATTCCTATTTGGCAGCCTGAATCTGCTCTGTCGACCATGATTCCCATAGTAAAAAGCATGCACACCAAAAATAATCTGCTCGAGCGCGTGAGAACCTCACAGTATTCGCTCATGCAGGCGGAACAAGAACTGATGAGTCACTTGGTGCGCCATGTCGGTTATCAAAAGGGCATCTTGGCTGGCAATTCTATGTACGTTGATAGGCGATTTTTAAGGCGCTACATGCCAAGCTTTGAATCTTTTCTGCACTATCGCCAAATTGATGTATCTTCGCTCAAACTTATCTCTCAGGCGTGGTATGGAGCAAAAGGCAGACCACCTAAAAAAGCTAATTCCCATACGGCCTTGGAAGATATCAGAGATTCAATCGAAGAGCTTAAATTTTATCAACAAAATATTTTTAGACATCCATAA
- a CDS encoding sodium:solute symporter family protein codes for MINSFHSSIDIVSFLSGWDFLVLLVFAGTFLFSPKLISCFKKQKNSNNEFLLMSRDLGLALFVATLTSTWYGGIFGVTQIAFEKGLYSFFTQGLSWYSAYLIFALFIAKKIRKSNARSLPELIGMRFGLHARKLSALILFFHALPVTYALSIGILIQILTGLSLSLSVFFGVLLVTIYSLFGGLRAIVITDALQFLLMFISVMMVVLYSFYSFGGLGFLETQLPNHYFDWHGNQNPLDVLLWFLVACSTTLIHPVFYQRCLAAKNDSTAFFGILCAIILWIVFDCCTTLGGMYAKAIIPQSPSEQAYLYYGVQLLPAGLRGFFIAGLMAVILSTLDSFLFVSGTSISYDFLSANNDSLMNHRIMIGISGVVVIGIALLFGTNFEALWLFMEATFSVVLFFPVMATLFSSTSYSQRFFFAGAITSFASYALISMTAHKSEHSFLAFFLAHLVNVICLLLGLYMRAKSKTKLAVFPN; via the coding sequence ATGATTAATTCCTTTCATTCGTCAATTGATATTGTATCTTTTTTAAGCGGGTGGGATTTTTTGGTACTGCTTGTCTTTGCAGGCACTTTTTTGTTTTCTCCCAAACTCATCTCGTGCTTCAAAAAGCAAAAAAACTCTAACAACGAATTTCTGCTCATGAGCCGCGATTTGGGCCTTGCTCTTTTTGTAGCTACTCTCACCTCAACCTGGTACGGCGGTATTTTTGGAGTAACACAGATCGCTTTTGAAAAGGGTCTTTACAGCTTTTTTACCCAAGGGCTCAGTTGGTACAGCGCCTACTTAATCTTTGCCCTTTTTATTGCTAAAAAAATTCGTAAAAGCAATGCTCGCTCATTACCCGAGCTGATCGGTATGCGATTCGGTCTGCACGCCCGTAAGCTCAGCGCATTGATATTATTTTTTCACGCTCTGCCCGTCACCTATGCCCTAAGCATTGGTATTTTAATACAAATTTTAACGGGCCTCAGTCTTTCACTTTCTGTATTTTTTGGAGTGCTCCTGGTGACGATTTATTCTTTATTTGGCGGCCTCAGAGCGATCGTCATTACTGATGCACTTCAATTTTTGCTGATGTTTATCTCGGTAATGATGGTTGTGCTCTATTCTTTTTATTCTTTTGGGGGCTTAGGTTTTCTTGAAACACAGTTGCCAAACCACTATTTTGATTGGCACGGCAATCAAAATCCACTCGATGTTTTATTGTGGTTTTTAGTTGCCTGCTCAACAACACTTATTCACCCGGTGTTCTATCAGCGATGTCTTGCAGCCAAAAACGATAGCACCGCTTTTTTTGGTATCTTGTGCGCTATTATTTTATGGATTGTCTTTGACTGCTGCACAACCTTAGGGGGAATGTATGCCAAAGCCATCATTCCCCAGTCGCCAAGCGAGCAGGCTTATCTTTACTATGGAGTTCAACTTCTGCCAGCAGGCCTGCGCGGTTTTTTTATTGCCGGACTCATGGCTGTGATTCTTTCCACGCTTGACTCATTTTTATTTGTGAGCGGCACAAGCATTTCTTACGATTTTTTAAGTGCAAACAACGACAGTCTCATGAATCACCGCATCATGATCGGAATCAGTGGCGTTGTTGTTATTGGTATAGCCCTGCTCTTTGGAACTAATTTTGAAGCTCTGTGGCTTTTTATGGAAGCCACTTTTAGCGTGGTATTGTTTTTTCCTGTGATGGCTACACTTTTTAGCAGCACAAGCTACTCTCAACGATTTTTCTTTGCGGGTGCCATCACTTCTTTTGCAAGCTACGCACTCATAAGCATGACGGCCCACAAAAGCGAGCATTCGTTTTTAGCTTTTTTTCTCGCTCACTTGGTAAATGTTATATGCCTACTGCTCGGACTATATATGCGTGCGAAGAGCAAAACCAAATTGGCGGTTTTTCCCAACTAA